From a single Cyclobacterium marinum DSM 745 genomic region:
- a CDS encoding ABC transporter permease encodes MLRHNLKLFFRNIKNNKGTFLINTFGLGIGIASFLLLALYVHNDLTYNQFHDNYENIYRVRDGESVQTKGPLLPKLLEEIPEIENGTRIFDWEGFRISYEDVAFQENIIYVDEGFFSVFSFPFTEGSAKNAIQDKYGVVISTDLAKKYFGDEPAVGKKLQIKFEDVFLEVKGVVAIPSNSSIKFDIVSSYDTGEEISPWMKGIHDWYNTFSITYIQLKDGINPEALDEKLKQIVKENYLPVGQNETDLNLLSLSEYHAAEESNQTLIVILSIIAFGIISIAIVNFINLTITSVLSRIKEIGIKKVHGASRSELFGQILTESFAVSFVALFLGLGLMAVFLPSFNSLFETKLHFAPFQNPVFIWIPLLIWAVVGILSGFIPSFFWARGKLTESLKGNAYSGSMSSAARPSLIVIQFSIAIVLISGTFLVRKQVKAMMEKDPLFDTENVIITELQPWQFPDLEKTSNQYKRIAAEMEESPLVEALSFSQCFPGYYGENYNGFYPHGENLPESIHLRKAYVGENYFKTFGIKILSGHGFEKGSVDFENAIVLNKAATQLLGYREANGQILNESSTSGDIRKLVGIVDNFSYQGVQYKAQPLVHIFADQEDFTNWGFFSIKAKKGASLQVLDQLKEKWSAVFSGIEPKFYFADEKLNEQYKEYIKINTLVAWFSILAILLSCMGLFALASYSMAKRTKEIGIRKVNGAKVYEILILLNKDFLKWVLMSFIIAVPIAWYGMHHWLEGFAYKTTISWWVFGLAGVLAIGIALLTVSWHSLNAAMANPVDALKEE; translated from the coding sequence ATGCTACGACATAACTTAAAACTTTTCTTTAGAAATATAAAGAACAACAAGGGGACCTTCCTGATCAATACCTTTGGTTTAGGCATTGGGATTGCTTCTTTTTTGCTTTTGGCACTTTATGTCCACAACGACCTGACCTACAATCAATTTCATGATAATTATGAAAATATCTACAGGGTCAGGGATGGTGAATCAGTGCAGACCAAAGGACCTTTATTGCCAAAGTTATTGGAAGAGATACCTGAAATTGAAAATGGTACGCGAATTTTTGATTGGGAAGGTTTTCGCATAAGTTATGAAGATGTTGCCTTCCAGGAAAATATAATATACGTAGATGAAGGTTTTTTCTCTGTCTTTAGTTTTCCATTTACTGAAGGATCGGCAAAAAATGCCATTCAGGACAAATATGGGGTGGTGATAAGTACAGACCTTGCTAAAAAGTATTTTGGTGATGAACCTGCTGTAGGTAAAAAACTGCAAATAAAATTTGAGGATGTATTCCTAGAAGTTAAAGGGGTGGTAGCCATTCCTTCAAATTCTTCCATAAAATTTGATATTGTTTCCTCCTATGATACAGGGGAGGAGATTTCCCCTTGGATGAAGGGTATACATGACTGGTACAACACCTTTTCAATTACTTATATTCAACTAAAAGATGGAATAAACCCCGAAGCACTTGATGAAAAACTTAAGCAAATTGTTAAAGAAAATTACTTACCGGTAGGTCAAAATGAAACAGACCTTAACCTATTGTCTTTAAGTGAATACCATGCTGCTGAGGAATCCAACCAAACGCTAATTGTAATCCTCAGCATAATTGCTTTTGGCATTATAAGTATCGCTATTGTTAATTTTATAAATCTAACCATTACCAGTGTGCTTTCTCGCATTAAGGAAATAGGCATTAAGAAAGTACATGGTGCCAGTAGGAGTGAGCTTTTTGGGCAAATATTGACAGAATCCTTTGCAGTTAGCTTTGTTGCCCTGTTTTTAGGGTTAGGCTTAATGGCTGTATTTCTTCCAAGCTTCAATTCACTCTTTGAAACCAAATTACATTTTGCACCTTTCCAAAATCCTGTTTTTATTTGGATACCATTGCTTATATGGGCGGTAGTGGGCATATTATCTGGTTTTATACCCTCCTTTTTCTGGGCAAGGGGTAAATTGACAGAAAGTCTAAAAGGAAATGCTTATTCAGGAAGCATGTCTTCTGCTGCAAGACCCTCCCTAATTGTGATTCAGTTTTCCATAGCCATTGTATTGATTTCAGGTACTTTTTTGGTCAGGAAACAAGTCAAGGCCATGATGGAGAAAGACCCTCTTTTTGACACGGAAAATGTAATCATTACAGAATTACAACCCTGGCAATTTCCTGACTTGGAAAAGACAAGCAACCAATACAAACGAATAGCTGCGGAGATGGAAGAAAGTCCATTGGTTGAGGCCCTAAGCTTCTCTCAGTGTTTCCCAGGCTACTATGGTGAAAATTACAATGGTTTTTACCCTCATGGAGAAAACTTGCCAGAATCGATACACCTTCGAAAAGCCTATGTTGGAGAAAACTATTTTAAAACCTTTGGAATAAAAATATTGTCAGGTCATGGCTTTGAAAAAGGAAGCGTAGATTTTGAAAATGCGATTGTTCTCAATAAGGCCGCTACACAATTGTTGGGTTATAGGGAGGCAAATGGGCAGATTCTTAATGAAAGCTCAACAAGTGGGGACATTCGGAAGTTGGTGGGTATTGTGGATAATTTTAGCTATCAAGGAGTTCAATACAAAGCCCAACCATTGGTCCATATTTTTGCTGATCAGGAGGATTTTACCAATTGGGGATTTTTTTCCATCAAAGCGAAGAAAGGAGCAAGCCTTCAGGTGCTTGATCAATTGAAAGAAAAATGGAGCGCTGTTTTTTCAGGAATAGAACCCAAGTTTTACTTTGCAGATGAAAAACTTAACGAACAGTACAAAGAGTACATAAAAATCAACACCTTAGTAGCTTGGTTTTCTATACTTGCTATTTTACTTTCCTGCATGGGTTTGTTTGCCTTGGCTTCGTATTCCATGGCAAAAAGGACCAAAGAAATTGGCATTAGAAAAGTAAATGGCGCCAAAGTTTACGAAATTCTAATTTTACTTAACAAAGACTTTCTAAAATGGGTATTGATGTCTTTTATCATTGCCGTGCCTATAGCTTGGTATGGTATGCACCATTGGTTGGAGGGCTTTGCTTATAAAACAACGATCAGCTGGTGGGTATTTGGTTTGGCGGGAGTACTTGCCATTGGCATTGCCCTTTTGACTGTTAGTTGGCATAGTCTCAATGCTGCCATGGCCAATCCTGTGGATGCTTTAAAGGAAGAATAG
- a CDS encoding PDZ domain-containing protein — protein MKSIRSILFLITVLFFFISCGEGEHVIYVSPEGDNSLEGTEEFPLQTLEKALEKAMELRKNEKGQISILLEEGDYYLSNPLVISNALSDLAIIGEGTEKVSVKGSKVLQTNWKAFDENIYYTEIKEDIDFSQVYINGKKQILARYPNYNENGGAWQGHAADAISKERVSTWNNPKGGFVHAMHRGRWGGFHYLIYGIDAKGELMLSGGHQNNRPSSMHPELRMVENIFEELDSEGEWYFDKQGKKLYLWVEEGTDLSNATTEVSWLKHLIEISGNRENPVNNVKIEGIRFTHTRTTFLEEYDKLLRSDWTIYRGGAILLKGTESVSILDCEFTNLGGNVIFINGYNRNTAIMGNHIHDCGATAIAFVGDPSAVRSGAFQYEEFVSLQAMDTIPGPANDLYPANAKVVNNLIYRIGRVEKQVAGIQLSMSMNIHVQNNSIYDVPRAGINVSEGTWGGHLIENNDVFNTVLETGDHGAFNSWGRDRFWHPQRKIMDSLVKVNPQMPYWDAIHTTVIRNNRFRCDHGWDIDLDDGSSNYHIFNNLCLNGGIKLREGFNRKVENNIMLNNGFHPHVWFEDSKDVFRKNISMTKHFPIRLEGWGKEVDYNLLPDSISLALARKNGTDFNSTYGNPKFLSPETGDFTVANNSPALQLGFKNIPMDNFGVQIANLKEIAKQPNIPELNALYAQYDDTNLKNWLGAKLKNVETLAEQSASGLHKKAGVIVLSVAKESKLEMAGIEDADVIVEVGGEEIENISGLLLKYQENLWRGVLDLTIIRNQKKRKINVNLQ, from the coding sequence ATGAAATCAATTAGATCCATCCTATTTTTAATAACAGTCTTATTTTTCTTTATTAGTTGTGGTGAAGGGGAACATGTGATATATGTTAGTCCGGAAGGCGACAACAGTCTGGAAGGCACCGAAGAATTTCCTCTGCAAACCCTTGAGAAAGCTTTGGAAAAGGCAATGGAATTAAGGAAGAATGAAAAGGGGCAAATAAGCATCTTATTGGAGGAAGGGGATTATTATTTATCTAATCCTTTAGTTATCTCAAATGCATTAAGTGATTTAGCGATTATTGGTGAAGGGACAGAAAAAGTTAGCGTAAAAGGGTCAAAAGTGCTTCAAACCAATTGGAAGGCTTTTGATGAAAATATTTACTATACTGAGATTAAAGAAGATATTGATTTTAGCCAAGTATATATCAATGGCAAAAAACAAATTCTTGCCAGATATCCAAATTATAATGAAAATGGAGGGGCTTGGCAAGGACATGCTGCGGATGCGATCTCTAAAGAAAGAGTAAGTACTTGGAATAATCCTAAAGGTGGTTTTGTTCATGCCATGCATCGTGGAAGGTGGGGAGGTTTCCATTATTTAATTTATGGAATTGATGCTAAAGGAGAACTTATGCTAAGCGGAGGACATCAGAATAATCGACCTTCAAGCATGCACCCGGAACTCAGAATGGTTGAAAATATATTTGAAGAGCTAGACAGTGAAGGAGAGTGGTATTTTGATAAGCAAGGAAAAAAACTTTACCTATGGGTAGAAGAAGGTACTGATTTAAGCAATGCAACCACCGAAGTTTCATGGCTTAAACACCTGATAGAAATTAGCGGAAATAGAGAAAACCCGGTTAATAATGTTAAAATAGAAGGAATACGCTTTACCCATACCCGGACAACCTTTTTGGAAGAGTATGATAAATTGCTAAGAAGCGATTGGACCATTTACAGGGGAGGAGCCATTTTATTAAAAGGAACTGAGTCAGTTTCTATTTTGGATTGTGAATTTACCAATTTGGGAGGAAATGTAATTTTCATCAACGGATATAACCGTAATACAGCGATTATGGGTAACCATATCCATGATTGCGGTGCAACAGCCATCGCTTTTGTTGGTGATCCTTCTGCAGTTCGTTCGGGTGCTTTTCAATACGAGGAGTTCGTTTCTTTGCAAGCCATGGATACTATTCCAGGCCCGGCCAATGATCTTTATCCTGCCAATGCTAAAGTTGTAAACAATCTAATTTATAGAATTGGCCGTGTGGAGAAGCAAGTAGCCGGTATACAGTTATCTATGTCAATGAATATTCATGTTCAAAATAATAGTATTTATGATGTACCTAGGGCAGGAATTAATGTGAGTGAAGGAACATGGGGAGGTCATTTAATTGAAAATAATGACGTGTTCAATACTGTTTTGGAAACCGGGGATCATGGGGCTTTTAACTCTTGGGGTAGAGATAGATTCTGGCATCCCCAAAGGAAGATAATGGATAGTCTTGTAAAAGTAAACCCTCAAATGCCTTATTGGGATGCCATACATACAACGGTAATCAGAAATAATCGTTTTCGTTGCGACCATGGATGGGACATTGATTTGGATGATGGATCTTCCAACTATCATATTTTCAATAATTTATGTCTAAATGGAGGGATAAAATTACGCGAAGGTTTTAATAGAAAGGTGGAAAATAATATTATGCTAAACAATGGTTTCCACCCTCATGTTTGGTTTGAAGATAGTAAAGATGTGTTTAGAAAGAATATAAGCATGACCAAACATTTCCCTATTCGCCTTGAAGGATGGGGTAAAGAAGTAGATTATAATTTGTTACCTGATTCAATTTCCCTAGCATTAGCAAGAAAAAATGGAACAGATTTTAATAGTACCTATGGAAATCCAAAATTTCTTTCTCCTGAAACAGGTGATTTTACGGTAGCAAATAATTCTCCGGCACTTCAGTTGGGGTTTAAAAATATCCCAATGGATAATTTTGGTGTTCAAATAGCTAATTTAAAAGAGATAGCTAAACAACCCAATATTCCTGAATTAAATGCTTTGTATGCTCAATATGATGATACAAATTTAAAAAACTGGTTGGGAGCTAAACTTAAGAATGTAGAAACACTAGCTGAACAATCTGCCTCGGGTTTACATAAAAAGGCTGGAGTAATTGTTTTAAGTGTGGCTAAAGAAAGTAAATTGGAAATGGCAGGCATTGAAGATGCTGATGTTATTGTGGAAGTAGGAGGGGAAGAAATAGAAAACATTTCGGGTTTACTTCTTAAGTATCAGGAAAATTTATGGCGTGGTGTTTTAGATTTAACGATTATCCGTAATCAGAAAAAACGGAAAATTAATGTGAATTTACAGTGA
- a CDS encoding alginate export family protein — protein MKKVYHVLAILTVIIFFPKQSHAQFDLDGQMLVRSEYRNGYQKLMNENVDHAGFIAHRARLQASYKVDRLTFFMSIQDVRTWGSSSTANITDNYLSVHEAWAEVDFGEYWKLKLGRQELNYDNARFLGNLDWALQGRSHEFALMKYEKENAKLHFGFGFNQDGQKIQDHVYSSFNNYKAAQLIRFENKAGKLNYAFLFWNDGRQFQEIDQVTNTTNSGIRYLQTLALPTLKYTMPQTQLSGYFYYQLGKDIFDRSTSAYDISAHITHKLMENKEKGTKYTATAGFELISGTPTNDQQKNKSFSPLYGTNHAFNGFMDLFYVGNHFNSVGLRDIYLRTRYNFNSSFWIQGDYHNFAANATLLRDEYSGPELDKGFGSEIDLSLGKVISESVSIQAGYSQFFASDTFKQIQSNGELKESQNWAYIMFVFRPNNKAKFIGVPL, from the coding sequence ATGAAAAAAGTATACCATGTTCTTGCGATACTAACGGTAATAATTTTCTTTCCTAAGCAAAGTCATGCCCAATTTGATTTAGATGGTCAAATGCTTGTGAGAAGTGAATACCGCAATGGTTATCAAAAATTAATGAATGAAAATGTCGATCATGCCGGCTTTATAGCTCACAGGGCAAGATTACAAGCTAGTTATAAGGTTGATCGCCTTACTTTCTTTATGAGTATACAAGATGTGCGTACTTGGGGAAGTAGTTCTACCGCCAATATTACCGATAACTATTTGTCTGTTCATGAGGCTTGGGCAGAAGTTGACTTTGGGGAATATTGGAAACTAAAATTAGGAAGACAAGAGTTGAATTATGACAATGCACGATTTTTAGGAAATCTAGACTGGGCACTTCAAGGTAGGTCCCATGAATTTGCTTTGATGAAGTATGAAAAAGAAAATGCAAAACTTCATTTTGGGTTTGGTTTTAACCAAGACGGTCAAAAAATACAGGACCATGTCTATTCTTCCTTTAATAATTATAAGGCCGCTCAACTAATACGCTTTGAAAACAAAGCCGGTAAATTAAATTACGCCTTTCTTTTTTGGAATGATGGCAGGCAATTTCAGGAAATCGACCAAGTTACCAACACCACTAACTCTGGAATTCGTTACTTACAAACTTTAGCCCTTCCAACTTTAAAATATACCATGCCTCAAACCCAGCTTTCAGGCTATTTTTATTACCAACTTGGGAAAGATATATTTGATAGATCTACCTCAGCTTATGATATAAGTGCGCACATAACCCATAAATTAATGGAAAACAAAGAGAAGGGAACCAAGTATACCGCAACAGCAGGCTTTGAACTGATTAGTGGGACACCGACAAATGACCAACAAAAGAACAAGTCATTTTCTCCTTTATACGGAACCAATCATGCATTTAATGGTTTCATGGATTTATTCTATGTTGGAAATCATTTTAATTCAGTGGGCTTAAGAGATATTTACCTAAGAACAAGATATAATTTTAATTCCAGTTTTTGGATCCAAGGTGATTACCATAATTTTGCAGCAAATGCTACCCTTCTTAGGGATGAATACAGTGGTCCAGAATTAGACAAAGGGTTTGGATCAGAAATAGACCTTAGCCTTGGGAAAGTAATTAGTGAATCTGTATCCATTCAAGCAGGCTATAGTCAATTTTTTGCCTCTGATACTTTTAAACAAATTCAATCCAATGGTGAACTTAAGGAAAGTCAAAATTGGGCCTATATTATGTTTGTTTTCAGACCAAATAATAAAGCAAAATTTATAGGCGTTCCATTATAG
- a CDS encoding ABC transporter ATP-binding protein yields MLIQLSNIFKWVQQGGRRVFLLKDINLEVEEGAFISIMGPSGSGKSTLLNVIGMLDVFDEGKYNFMDEPVHQLKEKHRAELYKQYIGFVFQAYHLIDELTVYENLEMPLLYKKHPRAERKALVADMLDRFNIVGKKDLFPSQLSGGQQQLVGIARALIGKPKLILADEPTGNLNSKQGEEIMELFKQLNSEGVTIIQVTHSEKNAAYGKKIIHLLDGRMEKF; encoded by the coding sequence ATGCTCATACAATTAAGTAATATTTTTAAATGGGTCCAGCAGGGCGGAAGAAGGGTTTTTTTGCTTAAAGACATCAACCTTGAAGTTGAGGAAGGCGCTTTTATTTCCATTATGGGACCTTCCGGTTCAGGAAAGTCTACTTTGCTCAATGTAATTGGTATGTTGGATGTCTTTGATGAAGGTAAATACAATTTTATGGATGAACCTGTTCACCAATTGAAAGAAAAACACCGTGCTGAGCTCTACAAACAATACATTGGTTTTGTTTTTCAGGCTTATCATTTGATCGATGAGTTGACTGTCTATGAAAATCTTGAAATGCCATTACTCTATAAAAAACATCCGCGTGCTGAAAGAAAGGCACTTGTTGCAGATATGCTTGACCGGTTTAATATTGTAGGTAAAAAAGATTTGTTTCCCTCTCAATTGAGTGGCGGTCAACAACAACTGGTTGGAATTGCTCGCGCTTTAATTGGTAAGCCAAAATTAATTCTTGCAGACGAACCTACAGGCAACCTGAATTCTAAGCAAGGAGAAGAAATTATGGAGCTTTTTAAACAATTAAACAGTGAAGGTGTCACCATTATTCAAGTTACCCATTCAGAAAAAAATGCAGCTTATGGAAAAAAAATCATTCATTTATTGGATGGAAGGATGGAAAAATTCTGA
- a CDS encoding exo-alpha-sialidase encodes MACFTWVNAQQVDWRNIENGRVIPDKSYSDQPYIVKTDDGAWLCVMTTGSGHEGASGQHIISQRSFDEGLSWQDMIEIEPSDGPEASYAVLLKAPSGRIFVFYNHNTDNLREVKGDDPPYNNGIVKRVDSQGYYVFKYSDDHGQSWSEERHTIPVRQFEIDKNNPYKGEIRFFWNVGKPFSHDGSAFVPLTKVGGFGNGFFTSNEGVLLKSDNLLDVADPADANWITLPDGDIGLQTPENGGSIAAEHSYSILSDGSFFVVYRSLDGHPVYSYSRDKGRTWDKPQYMRFADGRLMKNPRAANFAWKCDNGKYLYWFHNHGGKFIREHPNPAAIGYNDRNPVWMVGGVEVDSDDGKVIQWSQPDVLLYDEDPLVRMSYPDLIEENGNYYITETQKDIARVHQIDNAFLERLWGQFEEPVRVRDGLLLNWSGQNESLPQKLPAPAVPTFWVRDSNTADYRGKSSNAGFTIELGFLLNEIKEGQILADTRDASGKGWWISISDKNNIIFQMNDGQTQVAWSADPGTIHENTQHQVSIIIDGGPNIISFVTDERFNDGGAHRQFGWGRFSPYFKSPEGSKTLLLGSRIKGELNYIRFFDRALMVSEVLASQRWEK; translated from the coding sequence ATGGCTTGCTTTACCTGGGTAAACGCACAGCAAGTAGATTGGAGAAATATTGAAAATGGCCGGGTTATTCCTGACAAAAGCTATAGTGATCAGCCTTATATCGTAAAAACGGATGACGGAGCTTGGTTGTGTGTGATGACCACAGGATCCGGCCATGAGGGAGCCAGTGGACAACATATCATCAGCCAAAGAAGTTTTGACGAAGGGCTTTCATGGCAAGATATGATTGAAATAGAGCCCTCTGATGGGCCTGAAGCTTCCTATGCTGTCCTATTGAAAGCTCCTTCAGGTCGTATTTTTGTGTTTTACAATCATAACACAGACAACTTACGAGAAGTGAAAGGAGACGATCCACCTTATAATAACGGGATTGTTAAAAGAGTGGATAGTCAGGGCTATTATGTGTTTAAATATTCGGATGACCATGGCCAATCATGGTCAGAGGAAAGGCATACTATTCCGGTCAGGCAATTTGAAATTGATAAAAACAACCCGTATAAGGGAGAGATTAGGTTTTTCTGGAATGTAGGCAAACCCTTTTCTCACGACGGGAGTGCTTTTGTTCCTTTGACCAAAGTGGGTGGATTTGGCAATGGTTTTTTTACCTCAAATGAAGGTGTTTTACTAAAAAGTGACAATCTCTTGGATGTGGCGGATCCGGCTGATGCTAATTGGATTACATTGCCTGATGGAGACATAGGCTTGCAAACCCCGGAGAATGGCGGTTCAATAGCTGCTGAACATAGCTATTCTATACTAAGTGATGGCTCTTTTTTTGTGGTTTACCGTTCATTGGATGGGCATCCGGTCTACAGTTATAGCCGGGATAAGGGGAGAACCTGGGATAAACCACAATATATGCGATTTGCAGATGGGCGCTTGATGAAAAACCCAAGGGCAGCCAATTTTGCCTGGAAATGTGACAATGGTAAATACCTCTATTGGTTTCACAATCACGGTGGAAAGTTTATCAGAGAACATCCCAATCCTGCGGCTATAGGTTACAATGACCGCAATCCGGTTTGGATGGTGGGAGGCGTAGAAGTGGATAGTGATGACGGAAAAGTGATTCAATGGAGCCAACCTGATGTCTTACTTTATGATGAGGACCCTTTGGTTCGAATGAGTTACCCAGACCTGATTGAGGAAAATGGCAATTATTATATTACGGAGACCCAAAAGGACATTGCCCGTGTGCATCAAATTGACAATGCCTTTCTAGAACGCCTTTGGGGCCAATTTGAGGAACCTGTACGGGTTCGGGATGGTTTGTTGCTCAATTGGTCAGGACAAAACGAAAGTTTACCCCAAAAACTCCCTGCTCCGGCTGTGCCAACCTTTTGGGTTAGGGACAGCAATACGGCTGATTACAGAGGGAAAAGCAGCAATGCAGGCTTTACCATAGAACTGGGTTTTTTGCTTAATGAGATCAAAGAAGGTCAGATTCTTGCGGATACCAGAGATGCTTCAGGTAAGGGTTGGTGGATAAGCATTTCCGATAAAAACAACATAATTTTTCAGATGAACGATGGACAAACCCAAGTTGCGTGGAGTGCTGATCCAGGAACAATTCACGAGAATACCCAGCATCAAGTAAGTATTATTATAGACGGAGGTCCAAATATTATTTCATTTGTAACAGATGAGCGCTTCAATGATGGGGGAGCCCACAGGCAATTTGGCTGGGGCAGGTTCAGTCCCTACTTCAAATCGCCAGAAGGCTCAAAGACTTTACTACTAGGTTCAAGGATAAAAGGAGAACTAAATTATATAAGGTTTTTTGATCGGGCTTTGATGGTATCGGAAGTTTTGGCTAGTCAGAGGTGGGAAAAGTGA
- a CDS encoding carbonic anhydrase family protein — MKAHTAETQATMTPAKALEILQEGNQRFVSNLKVNRNLLEQVNATKDGQFPFAIVLSCIDSRTSAELIFDQGLGDIFSVRIAGNVLNKDILGSMEFACKLAGSKQIVVLGHSKCGAIKGACAGVKIGNLSGLLEKIDPAIGDVASEMPDVDHSDPEFIRAVEKRNVITTMDLILQESPVLKELYENGEIGMTGGYYDVDTGEVTFMKAVLGEQS, encoded by the coding sequence ATGAAAGCACATACTGCAGAAACTCAGGCCACAATGACACCCGCCAAGGCCTTGGAAATATTACAGGAAGGAAACCAACGATTTGTAAGTAATTTAAAAGTAAACAGAAATCTTCTTGAACAAGTAAATGCTACCAAAGATGGCCAGTTTCCTTTTGCAATTGTATTGAGCTGTATAGACAGTAGAACTTCAGCAGAATTGATTTTTGACCAAGGTTTGGGAGATATTTTCAGTGTTAGAATAGCAGGGAATGTGTTGAATAAGGACATATTAGGAAGTATGGAATTTGCCTGTAAACTTGCCGGTTCAAAGCAAATTGTAGTTTTGGGACACAGTAAGTGTGGGGCGATTAAAGGAGCCTGTGCTGGTGTGAAAATTGGTAATTTATCAGGTTTATTGGAAAAAATTGATCCTGCCATTGGAGATGTAGCTTCAGAAATGCCGGATGTAGACCATTCGGATCCTGAATTTATCCGAGCGGTTGAAAAAAGAAACGTTATTACCACCATGGATTTGATTTTACAAGAAAGTCCGGTTTTGAAAGAATTGTATGAAAATGGAGAGATAGGAATGACAGGCGGGTATTATGATGTTGATACCGGTGAGGTTACATTTATGAAGGCAGTCTTAGGTGAACAGTCCTAA
- a CDS encoding SulP family inorganic anion transporter, with protein sequence MKSNNLFAHLKSDVASGLVVFLVALPLCLGIALASGAPLFAGIIAGIIGGIVVGFLSQSHISVSGPAAGLTAIVFVAIADLGYESFLVAVILAGAMQLILGFVKAGTISNYFPSNVIEGMLAGIGIIIFIQQIPHALGADVEISSGLGIFLDIFAAFQGIQPGILIITVASLAVLITWQKTPALKKLKLVPGALVAVLLGIFINGLFIATNSSFAVDADYLVNLPVPKSIEEFKGIFVTPSYEAVFNPGVWIVAVTITIVASIETLLCIEATERLDPLKRFVNTNVELKAQGVGNMISGVLGGLPMTSVVVRSSANANSGAKTKMSAIIHGFLLLICVLSIPMVLNLIPMATLAAILLTIGYKLANPSTIKHFWDRGKYQFIPFIVTMLAVVFLGLLNGVALGMILSVIFILRGNIKKAYFFRKEEYSSGDVIHVDLAQEVSFLNKAAIKLTLNKLPENSKVIINASDTVYIAQDVLDLIHEFKMVNAKEKGIKVVLVGFKDAYRLDNDIETNNKVYIDKNLLSEEKISQLFNN encoded by the coding sequence ATGAAAAGTAACAATCTATTTGCGCATCTGAAATCAGATGTTGCATCAGGTTTGGTGGTATTTCTGGTAGCATTGCCTTTATGTTTGGGAATCGCATTGGCTTCCGGTGCCCCCTTGTTTGCAGGAATTATTGCAGGAATTATAGGTGGAATAGTCGTAGGATTCTTGAGTCAATCCCACATTAGTGTTTCAGGACCTGCGGCAGGCCTTACAGCCATTGTTTTTGTAGCCATTGCTGATCTTGGCTATGAATCATTTTTGGTAGCCGTGATTTTGGCAGGAGCCATGCAGTTGATACTTGGCTTCGTGAAGGCAGGTACAATTTCCAATTATTTTCCTTCAAACGTAATTGAAGGGATGCTAGCGGGAATTGGTATAATTATCTTTATTCAGCAGATTCCACATGCATTAGGTGCTGATGTTGAAATTAGCTCTGGATTAGGCATATTTTTAGATATTTTTGCCGCCTTTCAAGGCATTCAGCCGGGAATTCTTATTATCACAGTTGCTTCATTAGCAGTATTAATCACTTGGCAAAAAACTCCGGCATTAAAGAAATTGAAATTGGTTCCGGGTGCTTTGGTAGCAGTACTTTTGGGTATCTTTATAAATGGTTTGTTTATTGCAACCAACAGTTCCTTTGCTGTAGATGCTGACTACTTGGTTAATTTACCGGTTCCAAAAAGTATAGAAGAATTTAAAGGAATATTTGTCACCCCTTCTTATGAAGCAGTGTTTAATCCCGGTGTTTGGATTGTTGCTGTTACGATTACTATCGTTGCATCCATAGAAACTTTGTTATGTATAGAGGCAACCGAAAGGTTAGATCCTTTAAAAAGGTTTGTTAATACCAATGTTGAATTGAAGGCACAAGGAGTAGGAAACATGATAAGTGGTGTTTTAGGTGGACTTCCAATGACTTCTGTAGTTGTTAGGTCCTCGGCAAATGCTAATTCAGGTGCTAAGACTAAAATGTCAGCAATAATCCATGGTTTTCTTTTACTAATCTGCGTATTGAGTATTCCAATGGTGCTTAACTTGATTCCTATGGCTACTCTTGCAGCCATACTGTTGACAATTGGTTATAAACTTGCAAACCCTTCTACCATAAAGCATTTTTGGGATCGTGGTAAATACCAGTTTATCCCCTTCATTGTAACCATGTTGGCAGTAGTTTTCCTAGGTTTACTAAATGGCGTAGCTCTTGGAATGATTTTAAGTGTTATATTTATATTAAGAGGAAACATTAAAAAAGCTTATTTCTTCAGGAAAGAAGAATACAGCAGTGGTGATGTGATTCATGTGGATTTGGCCCAGGAGGTATCTTTCTTAAATAAAGCGGCAATTAAACTTACACTCAATAAACTTCCAGAGAATTCTAAAGTGATAATCAATGCTTCTGATACTGTATATATCGCACAAGATGTGTTGGATTTAATACATGAATTTAAAATGGTTAATGCCAAAGAAAAAGGAATAAAAGTAGTATTAGTAGGTTTTAAAGATGCTTATCGATTAGATAATGACATAGAAACCAACAATAAGGTATACATTGACAAAAACCTTCTGTCTGAAGAAAAAATCAGTCAACTATTCAATAATTAA